A single window of Sphingobium sp. SCG-1 DNA harbors:
- the erpA gene encoding iron-sulfur cluster insertion protein ErpA, with protein MTEIDLTPSAASRVAAIAQRQGKAAILRLAVEGGGCSGFQYRFGLADGVDAEDVSVERDGVTLVVDPMSLDLVRGAAVDYVEDLVGAAFKVTNPNATAGCGCGSSFSV; from the coding sequence ATGACAGAGATTGACCTTACACCATCCGCAGCGTCCCGCGTTGCCGCTATCGCCCAGCGTCAGGGCAAGGCGGCGATATTGCGGCTCGCCGTCGAAGGTGGAGGCTGCTCGGGTTTCCAGTATCGCTTTGGCCTGGCCGATGGCGTGGATGCGGAGGATGTGTCGGTGGAGCGTGATGGCGTGACGCTGGTGGTCGATCCGATGAGCCTTGATCTGGTGCGCGGCGCTGCCGTCGATTATGTCGAGGACCTGGTCGGCGCGGCATTTAAGGTGACGAACCCCAATGCCACGGCTGGTTGCGGCTGCGGGTCCAGCTTCTCGGTCTGA
- a CDS encoding sigma-70 family RNA polymerase sigma factor → MAAANSPVGEVVEIDEIAIPEEREALSDADFKKELAAVIPHLRAFGRSLSGNRDLADDLVQETLLKAWAARSRFQAGTNMRAWTFIILRNHYLSQMRRSRFRGEWDDLTADRLLAAPAGQDKHIELADMQRALLQLPQPQREALILVGAGGFAYEEAAEICGVAVGTIKSRVARGRAALEQMMDSGDLPTRRGQITSPSGVLDEIMGDVDKLSRGR, encoded by the coding sequence ATGGCTGCTGCGAATAGTCCCGTTGGAGAAGTCGTGGAGATTGACGAGATCGCTATTCCCGAAGAGCGGGAGGCGCTTTCCGACGCCGACTTCAAGAAGGAGTTGGCGGCGGTTATCCCGCATCTCCGTGCCTTCGGCAGATCGTTGTCGGGCAATCGTGATCTTGCCGATGACCTCGTTCAGGAGACCTTGTTGAAAGCTTGGGCGGCGCGTTCGCGCTTTCAGGCCGGGACCAACATGCGCGCGTGGACCTTCATCATCCTGCGCAATCACTATCTGTCGCAGATGCGCCGTTCGCGGTTTCGCGGAGAGTGGGACGATCTCACCGCGGATCGCCTGCTTGCAGCACCCGCAGGTCAGGATAAGCATATTGAGCTGGCCGACATGCAACGGGCATTGCTCCAACTACCGCAACCCCAACGCGAGGCTCTCATTCTAGTGGGCGCTGGCGGCTTCGCCTATGAAGAAGCAGCCGAAATCTGTGGCGTAGCCGTCGGTACGATCAAGAGCCGTGTGGCGCGTGGCCGCGCAGCCCTTGAGCAGATGATGGACAGCGGCGACCTCCCTACTCGTCGCGGACAGATCACTTCGCCCAGCGGAGTGCTGGATGAAATAATGGGTGACGTGGATAAGCTCAGCCGGGGCCGATAA
- a CDS encoding M23 family metallopeptidase translates to MSHRQVSNDTNNLLFQRFPSSFAKTAFIAAAALMACAAAPASAAEEDGPYADVTAADLAPAAKATNDAGFSSLFSSWKKMDNVAQSSVFIPSGRPVAKLSLTSNFGVRSDPFNGSARMHKGIDIPGPSGTPIYATADGIVSRAGWASGYGNLVEISHGNGMETRYGHMSKLIVAPNTHVRRGQLIGLMGSTGRSTGSHLHYEVRVAGNAVNPLPFVAGADYLMALNTKPPVAMGGPTLREEKDAD, encoded by the coding sequence ATGTCGCATCGTCAAGTAAGCAACGATACCAACAATCTTTTGTTCCAACGTTTTCCTTCGTCGTTTGCAAAAACGGCTTTCATCGCAGCAGCAGCCCTGATGGCTTGTGCCGCTGCCCCCGCGTCTGCCGCTGAAGAAGATGGCCCCTATGCCGATGTAACGGCTGCGGACCTCGCACCTGCTGCCAAGGCAACAAACGATGCGGGCTTCTCTTCCCTGTTTTCCAGCTGGAAGAAGATGGACAATGTCGCACAGTCGTCGGTGTTCATCCCTTCAGGCCGTCCTGTCGCGAAGCTCAGCCTGACGAGTAACTTCGGCGTCCGCTCCGATCCGTTCAACGGCTCGGCCCGGATGCATAAGGGCATCGACATCCCCGGCCCTTCAGGGACTCCGATCTATGCGACCGCCGACGGCATCGTCAGCCGCGCCGGATGGGCCAGCGGCTATGGCAATCTCGTTGAAATCTCGCACGGGAACGGCATGGAAACGCGCTATGGCCATATGTCGAAGCTGATCGTTGCGCCTAACACGCATGTGCGTCGTGGCCAGCTCATCGGCCTGATGGGTTCGACGGGTCGCTCGACCGGCAGCCATCTTCATTATGAAGTGCGGGTCGCGGGTAACGCCGTCAATCCGCTGCCTTTCGTGGCGGGTGCCGATTATCTGATGGCGTTGAATACCAAGCCGCCGGTCGCCATGGGTGGTCCGACGCTGCGCGAAGAAAAAGACGCCGATTAA
- a CDS encoding putative bifunctional diguanylate cyclase/phosphodiesterase, whose amino-acid sequence MRQLAKHWLTQLLGVSAIDAGARRSLAASLTASTGTIALGAIVSVTLSFVIARQSHDSLLLTLVGGFAFLSALRIGLRSCLKPDPDPRSRYKEKLFEAASWSFAALTGLFTFLTLTRVDDATLHVPAVALAAGYASATACRNAGRIRVPIGQPLLCIVPAALGLWMVGALAYQLLALALVIMLVGLVEISAGTHRIVGNALREEHEKSLLATKYERLARFDSLTGVENRMAMQIRLREIFENNRRSSDAVAILWMDLDRFKEINDSIGHLIGDYLLCAVAEKLSEALDGRGHVARFGGDEFILICPGVNRAGAQAIAADVLDYFRDSFEIAEHTLSVTASIGIAVAPQDGRDVDELMQHADMALYEAKGSGRNRATSFTWSMKDRFSRIHDLETGLRKAIANREFSLQFQPIFDYTSGKVVACEALIRWVHPKLGSIQPKEFIPIAENIGIITELTDWVLAHACAAALDWPEDIRLTVNMSPALFQSTDLPRMIISHLMATGLPARRLELEVTENVFLVDQPRTSAMLLDLRKIGLRLALDDFGTGYSSLSYLSAYAFDTIKVDQSFMRDVRTSAENQAVVQSIIFLAEKLGMDTVAEGIETEDQQAYTRETGFNFAQGFLLCQPVRREEIARLLREEMEIDTQRSRRPSKIMRRIA is encoded by the coding sequence TTGAGGCAACTGGCAAAGCATTGGCTAACACAGCTACTGGGTGTATCGGCGATCGACGCCGGTGCGCGAAGAAGCCTTGCTGCCTCGCTCACAGCGTCAACAGGCACAATAGCCCTAGGCGCCATCGTCAGCGTCACGCTCAGCTTTGTCATTGCCCGGCAGTCGCACGACTCCCTCCTCCTGACGCTCGTTGGCGGTTTCGCCTTTCTGTCGGCACTGCGAATCGGCCTCAGGTCATGTCTCAAGCCAGATCCCGATCCCCGCTCACGCTACAAAGAGAAATTGTTCGAGGCAGCTTCCTGGTCTTTTGCCGCGCTGACTGGCTTATTCACCTTTCTCACGCTGACGCGCGTGGATGACGCAACACTGCACGTACCCGCCGTCGCGCTTGCAGCGGGTTACGCGAGTGCAACTGCTTGCCGCAACGCCGGTCGGATCAGGGTGCCGATCGGCCAGCCGTTGCTCTGCATCGTGCCAGCCGCTCTGGGATTGTGGATGGTAGGTGCACTTGCCTATCAACTGCTGGCGCTCGCGTTAGTAATAATGCTCGTAGGACTTGTCGAAATCAGTGCAGGCACGCATCGCATCGTGGGGAACGCGTTACGAGAGGAGCATGAAAAGTCTCTGCTCGCGACGAAGTACGAGCGGCTTGCCCGGTTCGACAGCCTGACGGGCGTCGAGAATCGGATGGCCATGCAGATTCGTCTGCGTGAGATATTCGAAAATAACCGTCGGAGCAGCGATGCTGTCGCGATTCTGTGGATGGATCTGGATAGATTCAAGGAAATCAATGACTCGATAGGACATCTCATTGGCGACTATTTGCTGTGCGCGGTGGCGGAGAAGCTGTCCGAAGCGCTCGATGGCCGCGGCCATGTCGCCCGGTTCGGGGGTGACGAGTTCATCCTGATCTGCCCTGGCGTCAATCGCGCTGGCGCGCAGGCCATCGCGGCCGACGTCCTCGACTACTTCAGGGACAGCTTTGAAATCGCCGAACATACGCTGTCCGTCACCGCTTCCATCGGCATAGCCGTTGCGCCACAGGATGGACGCGACGTTGATGAGTTGATGCAGCACGCCGACATGGCGCTATACGAAGCCAAGGGAAGCGGCCGAAATCGCGCCACAAGTTTCACTTGGTCGATGAAGGACCGATTCAGCCGCATTCATGACCTGGAAACCGGCCTTCGCAAAGCGATCGCCAATCGGGAGTTCTCGCTCCAGTTTCAGCCGATCTTCGACTACACTTCCGGCAAGGTGGTCGCCTGCGAAGCGCTGATCCGCTGGGTTCATCCCAAGCTCGGCTCCATTCAACCAAAGGAATTCATCCCGATCGCCGAGAACATCGGCATCATTACGGAGCTGACTGACTGGGTATTGGCCCACGCCTGCGCCGCAGCTCTCGATTGGCCCGAGGACATACGCCTCACCGTCAATATGTCGCCTGCACTGTTTCAGTCCACCGATTTGCCGCGCATGATTATCAGTCATCTGATGGCCACAGGGCTCCCCGCCCGGCGCCTTGAACTGGAGGTGACGGAAAACGTCTTTCTTGTCGACCAGCCCCGTACCAGCGCGATGTTGCTCGACTTGCGCAAGATCGGCTTGCGGCTGGCGCTCGACGATTTCGGGACAGGGTATTCATCGCTCAGCTATTTGAGCGCCTATGCCTTCGACACTATCAAGGTCGACCAGAGTTTCATGCGCGACGTCCGAACCAGCGCAGAAAATCAGGCCGTCGTTCAATCGATCATCTTCCTCGCAGAGAAGCTCGGCATGGATACCGTGGCGGAGGGGATCGAGACGGAGGATCAGCAAGCTTATACCCGCGAAACGGGCTTCAACTTCGCACAGGGATTCCTGCTCTGCCAGCCGGTGCGTCGTGAGGAAATCGCCCGGCTGTTGCGCGAGGAGATGGAGATCGACACTCAGCGCAGCCGCCGCCCATCCAAGATAATGCGCCGGATCGCCTGA
- a CDS encoding NepR family anti-sigma factor: protein MGSSDMRPDAIAPLDAPATAGEVSVEAVSGAPTTAKRRTNTKGARRGQGGGRTGDHNVGNVLRSVYQTAVQEDIPTEMLDLLSKLD from the coding sequence TTGGGTTCTTCTGACATGCGGCCGGATGCCATTGCACCACTGGACGCGCCGGCGACAGCGGGAGAAGTGTCGGTGGAGGCAGTATCTGGAGCACCGACGACAGCTAAACGGCGCACGAATACTAAGGGCGCACGCCGGGGCCAGGGCGGCGGACGGACGGGCGATCATAATGTCGGCAATGTCCTGCGTTCCGTATACCAGACCGCAGTGCAAGAAGACATTCCGACAGAAATGCTCGATCTGCTAAGCAAACTGGACTGA
- a CDS encoding sensor histidine kinase, with the protein MFLILALALLPLGLVALMASVQAIRTADAERRAVLQIDSVQSARTLASLIASDQMALQVGVNAFSGSIAASCPRLEAIMRPHTPLDTRFAVYSNDGDHVCTSFGKSIPNLPRDSDSASSSVDLLPERNMLMVRRPAQNGALVAVVYYGRDHLRQIVHSTATKPNHRIALTQGSKELALDPERANRGGGTVESVSTSLDRTNLILKLTAQQPPRTFARVLLLLLPILMWFSAAAIGWFVVNRLLIQPLVMLRRVVATYQPGIVLHPLEKVRTPAQEITDLGETFHAISEDVATHEAEMAESLVRQRKLTREVHHRVKNNLQIISSLINLHSRSAATPDATEAYGSIQRRVDALSVVHRNHYAELEENRGVGIRALVSELSASLRASAPANGARLNIQIDSADLHVSQDVAVPVAFLTTELVELAMLSDPNAIVRISVQRVAEPPHRAQLCVSSSALRTTSELQERLNGRFDRVLTGLSRQLRAPLDRDEEEGVFCIEIAVLD; encoded by the coding sequence ATGTTCCTCATCTTGGCGCTTGCGTTATTGCCGCTTGGTTTGGTGGCGCTGATGGCGTCGGTTCAGGCCATTCGTACCGCCGACGCGGAACGCCGGGCGGTTCTCCAGATCGACTCGGTACAGAGCGCGCGTACGCTGGCATCGCTGATCGCATCCGACCAGATGGCGCTTCAGGTCGGGGTCAATGCGTTTTCAGGGAGCATTGCTGCGAGTTGCCCGCGTCTCGAAGCGATAATGCGTCCCCACACGCCACTCGACACACGTTTTGCCGTATATTCGAACGACGGCGATCATGTCTGCACCAGCTTCGGGAAGTCCATTCCCAACCTTCCCCGGGATAGCGACAGCGCCTCGTCCTCGGTTGACCTCCTTCCAGAGCGCAACATGCTCATGGTCCGCAGACCAGCGCAGAATGGAGCGCTTGTCGCTGTCGTCTATTATGGTCGCGACCACCTGCGGCAGATCGTCCATTCCACGGCAACCAAGCCCAATCATCGGATCGCCCTGACGCAGGGCAGCAAGGAACTTGCGCTCGATCCGGAGCGGGCCAACCGCGGAGGAGGGACGGTCGAGAGCGTTTCCACCTCACTCGATCGAACCAACCTCATACTTAAATTGACCGCGCAGCAGCCGCCCCGGACTTTTGCGCGCGTCCTGCTGTTACTCCTGCCGATCCTGATGTGGTTCTCCGCAGCGGCAATTGGGTGGTTTGTGGTCAATCGCCTCCTGATCCAGCCGCTCGTGATGCTGCGCCGAGTGGTCGCTACCTACCAGCCGGGCATTGTCTTACATCCATTGGAAAAGGTGCGTACCCCGGCGCAGGAGATCACCGACCTTGGCGAGACCTTTCATGCGATCAGCGAGGATGTCGCGACGCATGAGGCGGAAATGGCGGAAAGCCTGGTCCGCCAGCGCAAGTTGACTCGCGAGGTCCATCATCGCGTCAAGAACAACCTCCAGATCATATCCAGCCTCATCAATCTCCACAGCCGATCCGCAGCGACGCCGGATGCGACGGAAGCCTATGGCTCGATTCAGCGGCGCGTCGATGCGCTTTCCGTCGTTCATCGCAACCACTACGCCGAATTGGAAGAAAACCGTGGTGTAGGTATCAGGGCGCTCGTCAGCGAACTCTCTGCCAGCCTGCGGGCCAGCGCTCCAGCGAACGGAGCAAGGCTGAATATCCAGATCGATAGCGCGGATCTACACGTCAGCCAGGATGTCGCGGTCCCGGTCGCTTTTCTGACTACGGAATTGGTGGAGCTGGCGATGCTGAGCGATCCCAATGCCATCGTGCGCATCTCTGTCCAACGCGTTGCCGAGCCGCCACACCGGGCGCAACTTTGCGTTTCCTCCTCCGCCCTGCGCACCACGTCCGAGTTGCAGGAGCGCCTCAACGGACGATTCGACCGAGTACTGACCGGCCTGTCCCGTCAATTGCGCGCACCGCTGGATCGAGATGAAGAAGAGGGCGTCTTCTGTATTGAAATCGCCGTGCTCGATTAA
- a CDS encoding bifunctional [glutamine synthetase] adenylyltransferase/[glutamine synthetase]-adenylyl-L-tyrosine phosphorylase, with protein sequence MTKCIDTSAALVRAHAHSPFLARMLTRYPHIAASLSEGDVDAAMGMAHAEGVQTEVVAQSLRRQRGALALVTAIADLSGAWNLDTVTQTLSDFADIALERAIDAAFAERFPGEAPRGFAVIALGKHGSRELNYSSDIDPILIFDPETLPHRSREEPVDSAVRLAKRVTELLSARDGDGYVFRVDLRLRPSPEVTPIALPVEAAIGYYESMAVGWEQAAFIRARVAAGDGPLGDYFLRSIRPFVWRRSLDFGAIDAITDISRRIRDHYAQGQAFAPGYDLKRGRGGIREVEFFAQVHQLIHGGRNAALRSGSTREAVKALADHGIIEAETAQRLDEAYVLLRTIEHRLQMVDDRQTHELPASIPQLDNVAHLHGLADGGALLALLAPHVTWVGGNYDRLVREDAAEQLSQNGTVLEGQLRDMGFADPAVPLARIAHWREGTIRALRSAPARKALEELLPVLMKALADAPDPATALNRLDSMVARLPSAINFFKLLTTRPAVVQLLTEILSHAPTLAEALARRSELLDGLIDASAFDPPPSVPELAKQLGALEPGDDYQMLLDRVRQRVGDKRFALGAQIVRGHSDPLKVAAGYSRLAESAIDVLVQGTVAEFEAAHGQVPGGELAILALGRLGGGALTHASDLDLIYLFSGDFAAESAGPKPLGATQYFNRLAQRITNALSVQTGSGPLYEVDTRLRPSGAQGLLCVSFESFARYQREAAWAWEHLALTRARPIYGSDVARTSLRKIIAETLEMPRDGEALARSAVKMRSEIAKHKPPAGPLDVKLVEGGLIDLEFLIHVTQFLTQSAFTPDLREALRQLIASSHLPASLLPAHDLLARFLVVSRLVSPTSAEPAPATRPLVARACQVADWDALLASYMAARQEVSERWSAIVDRYAGEV encoded by the coding sequence GTGACAAAATGCATCGACACATCAGCAGCATTGGTGCGTGCGCACGCGCACTCGCCATTTCTAGCTCGAATGCTCACGCGATATCCTCATATTGCGGCCTCGCTTTCAGAGGGTGACGTCGATGCAGCGATGGGAATGGCCCATGCCGAAGGCGTCCAGACCGAAGTGGTGGCGCAGTCACTACGGCGACAACGCGGCGCTCTTGCTCTTGTAACGGCAATTGCCGATCTGTCCGGCGCCTGGAATCTCGACACGGTAACGCAGACGCTGTCCGATTTTGCAGACATAGCCCTCGAACGGGCGATAGACGCGGCGTTCGCCGAACGGTTTCCAGGCGAAGCGCCGCGCGGATTCGCCGTGATTGCACTTGGCAAGCATGGGAGCCGGGAGCTGAATTACAGCTCCGACATCGATCCGATCCTGATCTTTGACCCCGAAACCTTGCCGCATCGGTCTCGGGAAGAACCTGTCGACTCTGCCGTTCGTCTGGCGAAGCGCGTGACAGAATTACTCAGTGCGAGAGATGGCGACGGCTATGTCTTCCGCGTCGACTTGCGCCTTCGCCCATCGCCCGAGGTGACGCCGATCGCGTTGCCCGTGGAGGCGGCGATCGGATATTATGAGTCCATGGCGGTTGGTTGGGAGCAGGCCGCGTTCATTCGCGCACGCGTCGCAGCCGGAGATGGCCCTCTGGGCGATTATTTCCTTCGCTCCATCCGGCCATTCGTCTGGCGACGCTCACTCGATTTCGGCGCGATCGATGCGATCACCGATATCTCCCGGCGTATTCGCGACCATTATGCGCAGGGACAGGCATTCGCACCGGGCTATGACCTGAAGCGCGGACGTGGCGGTATCCGTGAAGTTGAGTTTTTTGCCCAGGTGCATCAGCTTATCCATGGCGGACGCAACGCAGCCTTGCGATCCGGCTCGACGCGTGAAGCAGTGAAGGCTCTGGCAGACCATGGCATCATCGAAGCGGAAACGGCGCAGCGGCTCGACGAGGCTTATGTGCTGCTGCGCACGATCGAACACCGGTTGCAAATGGTGGACGACCGGCAGACGCACGAATTGCCAGCGAGCATTCCGCAGCTGGATAACGTGGCGCACCTGCACGGCCTTGCCGATGGCGGCGCGTTGCTGGCACTGCTTGCGCCGCACGTCACCTGGGTTGGCGGCAACTACGACAGGCTCGTTCGCGAAGACGCTGCCGAACAATTGTCGCAGAACGGCACCGTGTTGGAAGGGCAGTTACGCGACATGGGTTTTGCGGACCCAGCCGTTCCTCTCGCGCGTATCGCCCATTGGCGCGAAGGAACGATCCGCGCGCTCCGTAGCGCACCGGCACGCAAGGCGCTGGAGGAGCTGCTGCCGGTATTGATGAAAGCGCTGGCCGACGCGCCAGATCCGGCCACGGCACTCAATAGGCTCGACAGCATGGTCGCGCGTTTGCCGAGCGCCATCAATTTCTTCAAGCTGCTCACGACGCGGCCCGCCGTGGTGCAATTGCTAACCGAGATATTAAGCCATGCGCCCACGCTTGCCGAAGCTTTGGCTCGTCGGAGCGAATTGCTCGATGGACTGATCGATGCCAGCGCTTTCGATCCGCCGCCATCGGTGCCTGAACTGGCAAAGCAACTGGGCGCGCTGGAGCCGGGCGACGATTATCAGATGTTGCTCGACCGCGTACGGCAACGCGTTGGGGATAAACGCTTTGCTTTGGGCGCCCAGATTGTGCGGGGCCATAGCGATCCGCTGAAGGTGGCGGCAGGCTATTCGCGCCTTGCGGAATCCGCGATCGACGTGCTTGTGCAGGGCACCGTCGCGGAGTTCGAGGCGGCGCATGGCCAGGTTCCGGGCGGCGAGCTCGCCATATTGGCGCTGGGGCGGCTCGGCGGCGGGGCGCTGACACATGCGTCGGACCTTGATCTTATCTATCTGTTCTCCGGAGACTTCGCGGCGGAATCCGCTGGCCCCAAACCGCTAGGGGCAACGCAGTATTTCAATCGCCTCGCGCAACGCATCACCAATGCACTCTCCGTGCAGACAGGGTCCGGGCCATTGTACGAGGTCGATACCCGCCTGCGTCCGTCCGGTGCGCAAGGCCTACTCTGTGTCAGCTTCGAGAGCTTCGCCCGTTATCAGCGCGAGGCGGCATGGGCGTGGGAGCATTTGGCGCTGACGCGTGCACGCCCGATCTATGGATCCGATGTTGCCCGCACTTCCCTACGGAAGATCATCGCCGAGACGCTGGAAATGCCCCGCGATGGAGAGGCGCTTGCCCGCTCCGCCGTGAAGATGCGGAGCGAAATCGCAAAACATAAGCCGCCGGCGGGTCCTCTGGACGTCAAGCTGGTGGAAGGCGGCCTGATCGATCTTGAGTTTCTGATCCACGTCACGCAGTTCCTGACGCAGAGCGCCTTCACGCCGGATTTGCGCGAGGCGCTGCGGCAATTGATCGCATCGAGCCATCTCCCAGCTTCGCTGCTTCCCGCGCATGATCTCCTTGCGCGCTTTCTCGTCGTCTCCCGCCTCGTCTCACCCACATCGGCGGAACCGGCTCCAGCCACCCGTCCGCTGGTGGCGCGCGCCTGCCAGGTCGCAGATTGGGATGCACTGCTTGCAAGCTACATGGCGGCAAGGCAGGAGGTATCTGAACGGTGGAGCGCCATCGTGGATCGCTACGCAGGGGAAGTCTGA
- the bcp gene encoding thioredoxin-dependent thiol peroxidase: MLNAGDKAPDAALQTSSGESFTLKNYAGKPLVLYFYPKADTPGCTSEAQAFTELADDFAAAGLAVIGVSKDKPAKLKKFADKYGLKVVLASDETGDFCEAFGTWVEKSMYGRRYMGIERSTFLIDANGTVVRVWPKVKVKGHAEEVLDAAKALSS, translated from the coding sequence ATGTTGAACGCAGGTGATAAAGCGCCGGACGCCGCATTGCAGACCAGTTCAGGCGAGAGCTTTACGCTCAAGAATTATGCTGGAAAGCCCCTCGTCCTCTATTTCTATCCCAAAGCGGACACGCCCGGTTGCACCAGCGAGGCGCAGGCGTTCACAGAACTTGCCGACGACTTTGCAGCGGCAGGTCTGGCCGTTATCGGCGTGTCCAAAGACAAGCCCGCCAAGCTCAAGAAGTTTGCGGACAAATACGGTTTGAAGGTCGTTCTCGCTTCCGACGAGACTGGCGACTTTTGCGAGGCGTTCGGCACCTGGGTCGAAAAGTCGATGTATGGTCGCAGATATATGGGGATCGAACGGTCGACTTTCCTGATCGACGCAAATGGCACCGTCGTCCGGGTCTGGCCGAAGGTGAAAGTGAAGGGGCATGCAGAAGAGGTTCTGGATGCCGCTAAAGCGCTTTCGTCATAG
- the tgt gene encoding tRNA guanosine(34) transglycosylase Tgt — protein sequence MTTRPRFSFHIAATDGKARTGTLSMRRGDIRTPAFMPVGTAATVKAMRPAEVRAAGADIILGNTYHLMLRPGAERMARLGGLHRFMGWDRPILTDSGGYQVMSLSALTKMSEQGVAFSSHIDGSKHMLTPERSMEIQRLLGSDIVMAFDECTKNNATRDEAASSMERSMRWARRSREGFDAGEDHAERSALFGIQQGSLDQDLRLRSAQQLMDIGFDGYAVGGLAVGEGQEAMFATLDFAPGQLPADRPRYLMGVGKPDDIVGAVERGIDMFDCVLPTRSGRNGQAFTWTGPLNIRNARFAEDQTPLDGRCECPVCMTWNRAYLHHLVKAGEMLGAMLMTQHNIHFYQALMQAMRDAIAEGVFTPFARQFRADYLVGNRA from the coding sequence ATGACAACTCGACCGCGCTTCTCCTTCCATATTGCTGCCACTGACGGGAAAGCCAGGACAGGCACTCTCTCGATGCGCCGCGGCGATATCCGCACGCCCGCCTTCATGCCGGTCGGAACGGCGGCAACCGTAAAGGCGATGCGTCCGGCCGAAGTACGCGCTGCGGGTGCCGACATCATCCTGGGCAACACCTATCATCTGATGCTGCGTCCGGGCGCGGAACGCATGGCGCGGCTGGGCGGTTTGCATCGGTTCATGGGCTGGGACCGGCCGATCCTGACCGACAGCGGCGGCTATCAAGTGATGAGCCTTTCGGCATTGACGAAGATGAGCGAGCAGGGCGTCGCCTTTTCCAGCCACATTGACGGCTCAAAGCATATGCTGACGCCGGAGCGGTCGATGGAGATACAAAGGTTGCTGGGCAGCGACATCGTCATGGCGTTCGACGAATGCACCAAAAACAATGCGACGCGGGACGAAGCGGCATCATCGATGGAGCGGTCGATGCGATGGGCGCGCCGCTCCCGCGAAGGTTTCGATGCGGGTGAAGATCATGCGGAACGGTCCGCATTGTTTGGCATCCAGCAGGGTTCTCTCGACCAGGATCTGCGCCTGCGGTCCGCACAGCAGCTCATGGATATCGGCTTTGACGGCTATGCGGTAGGCGGGCTGGCCGTTGGCGAGGGGCAGGAGGCGATGTTCGCGACGCTCGACTTCGCGCCGGGTCAACTGCCTGCGGACCGGCCACGTTATCTGATGGGTGTCGGTAAGCCCGATGACATCGTGGGTGCGGTAGAACGCGGGATTGATATGTTCGATTGCGTGCTGCCCACTCGCTCAGGTCGCAATGGCCAGGCGTTTACCTGGACAGGTCCACTCAACATCCGCAATGCCCGTTTCGCTGAGGACCAGACACCGTTGGACGGACGCTGTGAGTGTCCTGTGTGCATGACATGGAACCGCGCCTATCTGCATCATCTGGTGAAGGCAGGCGAAATGCTGGGTGCCATGCTGATGACGCAGCATAACATCCACTTCTACCAGGCGCTGATGCAAGCCATGCGCGATGCCATAGCCGAAGGCGTGTTCACGCCATTCGCGCGGCAGTTCCGTGCGGACTATCTCGTCGGCAACCGCGCTTAA
- a CDS encoding response regulator: protein MSLGQQLHPHLPFLRRYARALTGSQAHGDAYVRATLEAIVAAPDEFPRDVDARLGLYKTFHAIWSSSHIEDSPVSVSGDDHEAIARARLARITPLPRQALLLTAMEGFTTEDTGYLIEMDATDVETLVNEALAEIEAQTRAKVLIIEDEPIIAMDIETIVRDLGHDVTAIAVTRDEAVREAMAERPGLVLADIQLADDSSGIDAVKDILAEFSVPVIFITAFPERLLTGERPEPTFLITKPFQRSTVKAAIAQALFFDEATAPA from the coding sequence ATGTCGCTAGGCCAGCAATTGCATCCGCACCTACCCTTTCTCCGCCGTTATGCGCGCGCGCTGACGGGAAGCCAGGCGCATGGCGACGCCTATGTCCGCGCTACCTTAGAAGCGATCGTCGCCGCGCCGGATGAGTTCCCCCGCGATGTCGATGCGCGGCTGGGCCTTTACAAGACATTTCATGCCATCTGGTCATCCTCTCATATCGAGGATTCACCCGTGTCCGTCTCTGGCGACGATCATGAAGCCATTGCACGCGCGCGTCTTGCACGCATTACCCCATTGCCGCGTCAGGCTCTATTGCTGACTGCCATGGAGGGCTTCACCACGGAGGACACTGGCTATCTGATCGAGATGGACGCCACGGACGTGGAAACTCTGGTGAATGAAGCATTGGCCGAGATCGAAGCGCAAACGCGGGCCAAGGTCCTGATAATCGAAGATGAGCCGATCATCGCAATGGATATCGAGACGATCGTTCGCGATCTGGGGCATGATGTAACGGCCATCGCGGTGACCCGCGACGAAGCCGTGCGGGAAGCCATGGCTGAACGGCCGGGGCTGGTACTTGCGGATATTCAGCTTGCCGATGATTCCAGCGGCATCGACGCCGTCAAGGACATCCTAGCCGAATTCTCGGTCCCGGTGATCTTCATCACGGCCTTCCCCGAGCGCCTTCTTACGGGCGAGCGGCCTGAGCCGACATTCCTCATCACAAAGCCGTTCCAGCGTTCAACAGTCAAAGCCGCGATTGCGCAGGCGCTGTTCTTCGATGAGGCGACTGCACCAGCTTAG